In Cytobacillus oceanisediminis, the following proteins share a genomic window:
- the cwlD gene encoding N-acetylmuramoyl-L-alanine amidase CwlD, producing MKKKLKIGGFAIGLIVLFLILQYDFTDDDSWESWNLPLTGKIILLDPGHGGPDGGAGDEGALEKDIALDVSLKVRDYLQEQGALVLMTREEDRDLAPEGTRGYSRRKVEDLKKRLEMINTSNSDFYVSIHLNSIPSPRWSGAQTFYAPGIKENAKAAKFIQDELRRNLENTKRNSKPLNNVFILKYAKKPGVLVEVGFLSNPGERANLKTDEYQDKIAASIYNGIMRYYTNEKELTETWE from the coding sequence AGAAAAAATTAAAAATAGGCGGGTTTGCGATCGGGCTTATCGTCCTTTTTCTAATTTTGCAATATGACTTTACGGATGATGATTCCTGGGAATCGTGGAATCTGCCTTTAACAGGAAAAATCATCTTACTTGATCCCGGCCATGGCGGCCCGGATGGCGGGGCAGGGGATGAAGGTGCTCTCGAGAAAGATATCGCACTGGATGTATCATTAAAAGTAAGGGATTACCTCCAGGAGCAGGGAGCACTTGTGCTGATGACGAGGGAGGAAGACAGAGACCTCGCACCAGAGGGAACCAGAGGTTACAGCCGGAGAAAAGTAGAAGATCTGAAGAAACGGCTTGAAATGATAAATACTTCTAATTCTGATTTTTATGTCAGTATCCATTTAAATTCAATTCCTTCCCCTCGATGGAGCGGAGCACAGACTTTCTATGCTCCGGGGATTAAGGAAAATGCCAAAGCCGCAAAATTCATACAGGACGAACTCCGCCGCAACCTGGAGAATACCAAGCGGAACTCGAAGCCTTTAAACAATGTATTCATTTTAAAATACGCCAAAAAGCCAGGTGTCTTAGTAGAAGTGGGATTCTTATCAAATCCTGGGGAACGGGCCAATCTGAAAACTGATGAATATCAGGATAAAATCGCTGCCTCCATCTACAATGGAATCATGCGCTACTATACCAATGAAAAAGAATTGACCGAAACATGGGAATGA
- a CDS encoding Mrp/NBP35 family ATP-binding protein has product MLTEQKVKEALSGLQEPFLHRTLGELNAIEEIKIKEEKNHVSVKIQIAKTGTAEQLQLQTQVVNLLKEAGAATVGIRFSELPDEVLSQYREAASEEDKGLLSPGNKTEFIAIASGKGGVGKSTVSVNLAVSLARLGKKVGLIDADIYGFSVPDMMGITKRPVVRGERILPVERFGVKVISMGFFVEDNAPIIWRGPMLGKMLNSFFNEVEWGELDYLLLDLPPGTGDVALDVHTMLPSCKEIVVTTPHPTAAFVAARAGAMALRTEHEILGVIENMAYFESQLTGEREHVFGQGGGEKLAEELRTEVLGQLPLQQPDWNEEDFAPSIYDEDHKLGQIYTDIARKVIQSIESK; this is encoded by the coding sequence ATGTTAACTGAACAGAAAGTCAAAGAAGCTTTAAGCGGCTTGCAGGAACCATTTTTACATAGAACATTGGGCGAACTTAACGCCATTGAAGAAATCAAAATCAAGGAAGAAAAGAACCATGTCAGCGTCAAGATTCAAATCGCCAAGACAGGTACAGCTGAACAGCTTCAGCTTCAGACTCAAGTCGTCAATCTTTTAAAAGAAGCAGGAGCCGCAACTGTTGGCATACGCTTCAGCGAGCTTCCTGATGAAGTGCTTTCACAATATAGAGAGGCAGCGTCTGAAGAAGACAAAGGCCTGCTTTCTCCTGGAAATAAAACTGAGTTTATTGCCATTGCCAGCGGAAAAGGAGGAGTCGGCAAATCCACCGTATCTGTAAACCTGGCAGTATCCCTGGCCCGTTTAGGAAAAAAGGTCGGTCTGATCGATGCCGATATTTATGGATTCAGCGTACCGGATATGATGGGCATTACAAAGCGCCCTGTGGTAAGAGGAGAAAGAATTCTGCCGGTTGAGCGCTTTGGAGTAAAAGTAATCTCAATGGGATTCTTTGTAGAAGATAATGCACCAATTATCTGGAGAGGCCCAATGCTTGGCAAAATGCTGAACAGCTTTTTCAATGAAGTAGAATGGGGCGAATTGGATTACCTTCTTCTTGATTTGCCTCCAGGTACGGGAGATGTTGCCCTGGATGTGCACACAATGCTCCCATCCTGCAAGGAGATCGTTGTGACAACTCCGCATCCTACAGCCGCATTTGTTGCTGCGAGAGCTGGTGCTATGGCACTTCGCACTGAGCATGAAATCCTGGGTGTTATCGAGAACATGGCCTATTTCGAGAGCCAATTGACTGGTGAAAGAGAGCACGTATTTGGTCAAGGCGGCGGTGAAAAGCTTGCTGAGGAACTGCGGACAGAAGTGCTGGGCCAGCTGCCTCTTCAGCAGCCTGATTGGAATGAAGAAGACTTCGCTCCGTCCATTTATGATGAAGATCATAAGCTCGGACAGATTTATACAGATATCGCCCGCAAAGTTATCCAATCAATTGAAAGCAAGTAA
- the gerD gene encoding spore germination lipoprotein GerD, whose protein sequence is MIKKFRLLLPLALVFFISGCGQGETGNGQMDYEQTKKMVVDILKTDEGKKALEELMADEKMQQKMVMDQKVVADTIEKTLTSDKGTEFWKKSFDDPKFAESMAKSMQKENEQLLKDLMKDPEYRGMMIEVLKDPELEKEVTDVLKSKEYREHIQKVMTETFESPLFKAKIQDILLKAAEETKSGGQQGGGESGGEGGGQGADQGGGGGGQGGGA, encoded by the coding sequence ATGATAAAAAAATTCCGTTTGCTCCTTCCATTAGCGCTAGTGTTTTTCATATCAGGCTGCGGCCAAGGTGAAACGGGCAACGGCCAAATGGATTATGAGCAAACTAAAAAAATGGTTGTAGATATATTAAAGACCGATGAAGGTAAAAAGGCGCTCGAAGAATTGATGGCTGATGAAAAAATGCAGCAAAAGATGGTCATGGACCAAAAGGTAGTAGCCGATACCATTGAAAAAACCTTAACCTCTGATAAAGGTACAGAGTTTTGGAAGAAGTCCTTTGATGATCCAAAGTTTGCCGAAAGCATGGCAAAAAGCATGCAGAAAGAAAATGAGCAGCTCTTAAAAGATCTAATGAAAGACCCTGAATACCGGGGAATGATGATAGAAGTACTTAAAGATCCCGAACTCGAAAAAGAAGTTACGGATGTCCTTAAAAGCAAGGAATATCGGGAGCATATACAGAAAGTAATGACCGAAACATTTGAAAGCCCGCTTTTTAAAGCGAAAATTCAGGACATCCTTCTGAAAGCAGCAGAAGAAACGAAAAGCGGCGGTCAGCAAGGCGGTGGAGAAAGCGGCGGTGAAGGCGGCGGCCAGGGTGCAGACCAAGGCGGCGGCGGTGGCGGCCAGGGAGGCGGAGCATAA
- a CDS encoding KinB-signaling pathway activation protein, whose amino-acid sequence MTSRNWVKLFISTLLVGGLTTGVVGFIVRWDEFAPIFADFDFLEILSVFFWLIGVGLIFSIISQMGFFAYLTVHRFGLGIFKGLWNPIQIVLILFALFDLVYFRYKAFAGGGDSMLPYIGVAAFLLIVALVVAAIKAKQTNQHAFIPAVFFMVVVTAIEWVPVLRVNEESWLYLMLFPLLVCNTYQLLILHKLNEDSQKQRSNLAQKPSK is encoded by the coding sequence TTGACTAGCCGTAATTGGGTAAAGCTTTTTATATCAACTCTTTTAGTTGGAGGATTAACTACTGGAGTTGTCGGATTTATTGTGCGCTGGGATGAATTTGCGCCTATTTTTGCTGACTTCGATTTCCTTGAGATTCTGTCGGTATTCTTCTGGCTTATAGGTGTAGGATTAATCTTCAGCATCATTAGCCAAATGGGCTTCTTTGCTTATTTGACGGTACACCGCTTCGGGTTGGGAATTTTTAAAGGATTATGGAATCCTATTCAGATTGTCCTAATTTTATTTGCTTTGTTTGACTTGGTTTACTTCCGTTATAAGGCTTTTGCGGGCGGGGGAGACAGTATGCTTCCGTATATTGGCGTAGCGGCTTTTCTCCTTATAGTCGCACTTGTGGTTGCAGCAATTAAAGCAAAGCAGACCAATCAGCATGCATTTATTCCTGCAGTATTTTTTATGGTGGTTGTAACCGCCATTGAGTGGGTGCCGGTCTTAAGGGTAAATGAGGAAAGCTGGCTATATCTAATGCTGTTCCCATTACTAGTCTGCAACACCTACCAGCTGCTTATCCTTCATAAATTAAATGAGGATTCTCAAAAACAAAGAAGCAATCTAGCTCAAAAGCCATCCAAATAA
- the pdaB gene encoding polysaccharide deacetylase family sporulation protein PdaB, with protein MNFFYVLNGKSLKQISLVVIAAFFTAWFLYMQSIVHLPAFSTKDGPKAIYKGEKDLALTFNIGWGDVKAEPILDILKKENVKSATFFLAGSWAERHPDLVSRIVKEGYEIGILGYSYEDYTELEEDKIRRDLAKAQEAFRKLNIKDIKLMRAPTGHFDQKTLKVAERMGFTVVHWSVDSKDWTNPGVERIAENVSKAKKGDIVLLHASDSAKQTAKALPLILNDVKSKGLNFVSVSEMIANAETKTSEIK; from the coding sequence ATGAACTTTTTTTATGTATTGAATGGTAAGTCATTAAAACAAATTTCGCTGGTTGTCATTGCAGCATTTTTCACGGCTTGGTTTCTCTATATGCAGAGCATTGTCCACTTGCCTGCTTTTTCGACCAAAGACGGGCCTAAAGCGATATACAAAGGGGAAAAGGATTTAGCCCTCACCTTTAATATAGGCTGGGGGGATGTAAAAGCAGAGCCCATACTGGATATTCTCAAAAAAGAAAATGTTAAATCTGCGACTTTTTTTCTTGCTGGCTCCTGGGCTGAACGCCATCCGGATTTAGTTTCGAGGATCGTGAAAGAAGGTTACGAAATTGGAATTTTAGGCTATAGCTATGAAGATTATACAGAGCTTGAAGAAGATAAGATCAGGAGAGATCTTGCAAAGGCGCAGGAAGCATTTAGAAAGCTTAATATTAAAGACATTAAGCTTATGCGCGCCCCAACAGGACATTTTGACCAGAAAACGTTAAAGGTTGCTGAAAGGATGGGCTTTACCGTTGTCCATTGGAGCGTTGATTCAAAGGATTGGACCAATCCGGGTGTAGAGAGGATTGCAGAGAATGTATCAAAAGCAAAAAAAGGAGATATCGTACTTCTGCATGCTTCCGATTCTGCAAAACAAACAGCCAAAGCTCTTCCGCTCATTTTAAATGATGTAAAATCCAAGGGGCTCAATTTCGTTTCCGTTTCTGAAATGATTGCTAATGCTGAGACGAAGACAAGTGAAATAAAATAG
- the rocF gene encoding arginase, with product MKRQKLSIIGMPMDLGQMRRGVDMGPSAIRYAGVNERLKCLFEDIHDQGDIAIGRPEVQIDPNSNLRNLDLIAEKTEKLGEEVDKAIESGSFPLVLGGDHSIAIGTLAGVSKHYKNLGVIWYDAHGDLNTAETSPSGNIHGMPLAVSLGIGHPLLTNVGGYAPKVKPENIVIIGARSLDEGERELIKEKGIKVYTMHEIDRLGMTKVMEESITYLKERNTDGVHLSLDLDGLDPHDAPGVGTPVIGGISYRESHLAMEMLAESQIITSAEFVEVNPILDDKNKTATVAVALMGSLFGEKLL from the coding sequence ATGAAAAGACAGAAATTATCGATAATTGGAATGCCGATGGATCTTGGCCAGATGAGACGCGGTGTGGACATGGGGCCAAGTGCGATCCGATATGCAGGTGTGAATGAGCGATTAAAGTGTTTATTCGAAGATATCCATGACCAGGGCGATATTGCCATTGGCCGTCCGGAAGTTCAAATCGATCCAAATTCAAATCTTAGAAACTTGGACCTTATTGCTGAAAAGACAGAAAAACTAGGAGAAGAAGTTGATAAAGCAATAGAAAGTGGTTCTTTTCCATTAGTACTTGGCGGCGATCACAGCATCGCAATTGGAACATTGGCCGGTGTTTCGAAGCATTACAAAAATCTTGGGGTAATCTGGTATGATGCCCACGGGGATTTAAATACAGCTGAAACTTCACCTTCAGGGAACATTCATGGCATGCCTCTTGCAGTAAGCTTGGGAATTGGGCACCCGCTTTTAACCAATGTAGGAGGATATGCTCCAAAGGTTAAGCCGGAGAATATTGTCATTATTGGGGCAAGATCTTTGGATGAAGGAGAGCGGGAGCTTATTAAGGAAAAAGGCATTAAAGTATACACCATGCACGAAATTGACCGGCTTGGGATGACAAAGGTTATGGAGGAGTCTATTACATATTTAAAAGAAAGAAATACAGATGGTGTTCATCTGTCACTGGATTTGGATGGGCTGGATCCGCATGATGCACCGGGTGTTGGAACTCCAGTTATTGGCGGCATCAGCTACCGTGAAAGCCACTTGGCCATGGAGATGCTCGCAGAATCTCAGATCATTACATCGGCTGAATTTGTAGAGGTTAACCCGATTTTGGATGACAAAAACAAAACAGCTACCGTGGCAGTCGCGCTTATGGGTTCATTATTTGGCGAAAAGCTTCTATAA
- a CDS encoding aspartyl-phosphate phosphatase Spo0E family protein — translation MCVKELLRDIEDCRSRMIQLAGSASFTDHMVVDTSTKLDQLLNKYYTLTAKK, via the coding sequence GTGTGTGTTAAGGAACTATTGAGAGATATTGAGGATTGCCGGTCAAGAATGATCCAGTTAGCAGGTTCCGCTTCTTTTACAGATCATATGGTAGTTGATACCAGCACGAAACTCGATCAACTTCTAAATAAATATTATACACTCACAGCAAAAAAATGA
- the sigW gene encoding RNA polymerase sigma factor SigW — protein sequence METIVKKRIKQVLKGDQDAYAEVVEIYKDKVFQICYRMLGNRHEAEDIAQEAFLRAYVNIASFNIDLKFSTWLYRIATNLCIDRIRKKKPDYYLDAEVAGTDGLNMYSQIASDARLPEEDVESLELQETIQREISKLPEKYRSVIVLKYIEELSLNEISETLDLPLGTVKTRIHRGREALRNQLRYV from the coding sequence ATGGAGACAATCGTAAAGAAGAGGATAAAGCAAGTATTAAAAGGCGACCAGGATGCTTATGCTGAAGTTGTTGAAATATACAAAGATAAAGTTTTTCAGATTTGCTACAGAATGCTGGGAAACAGGCATGAGGCAGAGGATATTGCTCAGGAGGCTTTCTTAAGAGCCTATGTAAACATTGCCAGCTTTAATATTGACTTGAAATTTTCCACGTGGCTCTATCGGATTGCCACTAACCTTTGTATAGACAGAATCAGAAAAAAGAAGCCTGATTATTATCTGGATGCAGAGGTCGCAGGAACGGATGGACTGAACATGTATTCTCAAATTGCTTCCGATGCGAGGCTGCCGGAGGAAGATGTAGAAAGCCTTGAACTCCAGGAAACAATCCAAAGGGAAATATCGAAGCTTCCGGAGAAATATCGTTCGGTTATTGTTTTAAAATATATTGAAGAATTATCGCTGAACGAGATCAGTGAAACGCTCGACCTTCCTCTGGGAACGGTTAAAACCAGGATTCACCGGGGCAGGGAAGCACTTAGGAATCAATTAAGATACGTTTAA
- a CDS encoding anti-sigma factor family protein → MKCPAEMVVYMHEYLDEEISAEHEKELRAHLQNCEECQIHFHELKKTIALVQSTSHIQAPENFTANVMAKLPKEKRKVGVQRWFRHHPLLTAASLFLVLMMGSVVSSWDQDHQLSVSKQPNLVVQNDKVIVPEGEVVKGDVVVKNGDLEIKGEIDGNVTVINGQQYMASAGNVTGEIEEVDAIFEWLWYHIKKAAKDAVNVFENGETDKEK, encoded by the coding sequence TTGAAATGTCCAGCAGAAATGGTTGTTTATATGCATGAGTACCTAGATGAAGAGATCTCAGCCGAACATGAGAAGGAATTAAGGGCACATTTGCAGAACTGTGAGGAATGCCAAATTCATTTCCATGAATTAAAGAAGACGATCGCTTTAGTCCAAAGCACTTCACATATACAGGCACCTGAAAATTTCACGGCAAACGTTATGGCGAAATTGCCTAAAGAAAAGCGAAAAGTCGGGGTTCAGCGCTGGTTCAGGCATCATCCGCTTTTAACTGCGGCATCCCTCTTTCTTGTTCTGATGATGGGAAGCGTCGTTTCTTCCTGGGATCAGGATCACCAACTATCGGTTTCTAAGCAGCCAAACCTTGTTGTGCAAAACGATAAGGTGATTGTACCAGAAGGCGAAGTGGTAAAAGGCGATGTAGTGGTTAAGAACGGCGACTTGGAAATCAAGGGCGAAATAGACGGAAATGTTACGGTCATCAATGGCCAGCAGTACATGGCTTCAGCCGGTAATGTTACCGGAGAAATCGAAGAGGTTGATGCCATTTTTGAATGGCTGTGGTATCACATCAAAAAGGCAGCCAAGGATGCTGTAAATGTATTTGAAAACGGAGAAACAGACAAAGAGAAATAG
- the cdaA gene encoding diadenylate cyclase CdaA, translating to MSFADFSILKLLANTIDILLVWYVIYKLIMIVKGTKAVQLLKGIFVIILVKVASDKFHLQTLGWMMEQVLLWGFLAIIIIFQPELRRALEQLGRGRFFSRTANQEEENQEKLVESIAKAVDYMAKRRIGALISVERETGMNDYIETGIQLDSKISSELLINIFIPNTPLHDGAVIIQKNCVAAAACYLPLSESPFISKELGTRHRAALGISEVTDSITIIVSEETGSVSLTKNGELHRDLKAEAFKDMLSNELLVQHKIKQTSSGLWNWRGKKNG from the coding sequence ATGTCGTTTGCAGATTTCTCTATTTTGAAATTGTTGGCTAATACAATAGACATTCTCCTTGTCTGGTACGTCATCTATAAGCTCATAATGATTGTTAAAGGAACAAAGGCTGTCCAATTGCTGAAAGGGATTTTTGTCATTATCCTGGTTAAAGTAGCAAGCGACAAGTTCCACCTGCAAACATTAGGCTGGATGATGGAACAAGTGCTTCTTTGGGGATTTCTGGCCATCATAATCATTTTCCAGCCGGAGCTGCGAAGAGCATTGGAGCAATTGGGGAGAGGAAGATTCTTCTCAAGGACGGCTAATCAGGAGGAGGAAAATCAGGAGAAACTCGTCGAATCCATAGCTAAGGCTGTGGATTATATGGCTAAACGCCGCATTGGGGCGCTTATTTCAGTTGAGCGGGAAACAGGGATGAACGATTATATTGAAACCGGTATTCAGCTGGATTCCAAAATTTCATCTGAGCTCCTGATTAATATATTTATACCGAATACACCGTTGCATGACGGAGCCGTTATCATTCAAAAGAATTGTGTGGCTGCAGCAGCGTGTTATCTGCCTCTGTCAGAAAGTCCATTCATTTCAAAAGAGCTGGGCACCAGACATAGGGCTGCTTTAGGTATAAGTGAAGTAACTGACAGTATTACCATTATCGTTTCAGAGGAAACAGGAAGTGTTTCCTTAACCAAAAACGGTGAGCTGCACCGTGATTTAAAAGCTGAAGCTTTTAAAGATATGCTTTCAAATGAGTTGCTTGTTCAACATAAAATAAAGCAGACTTCTTCAGGTCTTTGGAACTGGAGGGGGAAAAAGAATGGATAA
- a CDS encoding CdaR family protein, translating to MDKLIDKLVDTRWFMKIVALILALFLFDSVYDADKELKNINVPGQQDSDIIEDVPVKSYYDTENLVVTGIPDTVDLSIEGPKSHLEPAKKQQNFEVYVDLTNAEIGSQRVEIKIRDISDKLDVTINPQYADVTVHEKVTQEFKVDAEFNNGLLGEGYTAEAASAEPKTVKITGAKEVIERISFVKATLDVKGPITETITDEATVRVLDREMNKLDVIVEPQVIQVTVPVKQLSKTVPVTIVRKGDPQDGVTINSIELDVNEASITGREEILNETESVRVEVDVSKIDKDTVLTLPVIIPDGISAVDPKTVKASVNVSTEENVNEEDNTEEPAEETEAQEQEETKTFSSLPINLAGLAEEYEAVLNNPASGRTSITVTGKSSTVQDLKAEDFNLYLSLADLGEGDHEVPINIDGPSGVEIKPAAGKATITITRKEEA from the coding sequence ATGGATAAGTTAATTGATAAATTGGTAGATACCCGCTGGTTTATGAAAATTGTTGCCTTGATTCTGGCACTTTTTCTATTTGATTCAGTATATGATGCAGATAAGGAATTAAAGAACATAAACGTTCCTGGCCAGCAGGATTCAGACATTATTGAAGATGTCCCGGTGAAAAGTTATTATGATACGGAAAATCTGGTCGTTACCGGTATTCCAGATACTGTTGATTTGAGCATAGAGGGTCCCAAAAGCCACCTTGAGCCAGCGAAAAAACAGCAGAACTTTGAAGTATATGTAGATTTGACGAATGCAGAAATTGGCTCTCAAAGAGTGGAAATTAAGATCCGCGATATCTCAGATAAACTTGATGTGACGATCAATCCGCAATATGCAGATGTGACAGTCCATGAAAAAGTGACCCAGGAATTTAAAGTGGATGCAGAATTTAATAATGGCCTGCTTGGTGAGGGCTATACGGCCGAAGCGGCATCTGCAGAACCAAAGACGGTAAAAATCACGGGAGCAAAAGAAGTGATTGAGCGGATCAGCTTTGTTAAAGCAACCCTTGATGTAAAGGGGCCAATAACCGAGACAATCACTGATGAAGCAACTGTCAGGGTATTGGACCGTGAGATGAATAAGCTTGATGTTATTGTGGAACCCCAAGTGATTCAAGTAACAGTGCCGGTTAAGCAGTTAAGCAAGACGGTTCCCGTTACGATCGTCCGGAAGGGGGACCCTCAAGATGGTGTTACCATTAATTCGATTGAACTCGATGTTAACGAGGCTTCTATAACGGGCCGGGAAGAAATATTAAATGAGACTGAAAGTGTCAGGGTAGAGGTGGATGTCAGCAAGATTGATAAAGATACCGTGCTCACCCTGCCGGTTATTATTCCGGATGGGATTTCTGCAGTGGATCCTAAGACAGTGAAGGCGTCTGTTAACGTTAGCACTGAGGAGAATGTGAATGAAGAGGATAATACAGAAGAGCCTGCTGAAGAAACAGAGGCACAGGAACAAGAGGAAACCAAAACCTTTTCAAGCCTCCCCATCAACTTAGCTGGTTTAGCTGAAGAATATGAAGCGGTCCTTAATAACCCAGCTTCCGGACGGACAAGTATTACGGTTACCGGTAAAAGCAGTACGGTTCAGGATCTCAAAGCTGAAGATTTTAATTTATATTTGAGCCTGGCAGACCTTGGTGAAGGTGACCATGAGGTGCCAATCAATATCGATGGCCCTTCAGGGGTGGAAATAAAACCTGCAGCAGGTAAAGCGACTATAACAATTACGCGAAAAGAAGAAGCTTAA
- the glmM gene encoding phosphoglucosamine mutase, whose translation MGKYFGTDGVRGVANSELTPELAFKLGRFGGYVLTKDHDRPKVLIGRDTRISGHMLEGALVAGLLSIGAEVMRLGVISTPGVAYLTKALGAEAGVMISASHNPVEDNGIKFFGPDGFKLSDDQEAEIEELMDMAEDQLPRPVGGSLGQVNDYFEGGQKYLQYLKQTVDEDFSGIHIALDCAHGATSPLATHLFADLDADLSMMGASPNGLNINAGVGSTHPEALSAFVKEKEADVGLAFDGDGDRLIAIDENGDIVDGDQIMYICGKYMKEQGRLKQNTVVSTVMSNLGFYKGLEANGVESVQTAVGDRYVVEEMKKNGYNLGGEQSGHIIFLDYITTGDGLLTGLQLVNIMKVTKKPLSELANEMQKFPQKLVNIRVTDKHHVTDNEKVKEVIAQVEEEMNGNGRILVRPSGTEPLVRVMAEAPTGELCAAYVERIAAVVESEMGLKE comes from the coding sequence ATGGGTAAATATTTCGGTACAGATGGAGTACGAGGAGTTGCAAATAGTGAATTGACACCAGAGCTGGCTTTTAAACTGGGCCGTTTTGGGGGTTATGTATTAACGAAGGACCATGATCGTCCGAAAGTATTAATCGGCCGTGATACCCGTATTTCGGGCCATATGCTGGAAGGCGCACTTGTAGCGGGGCTATTATCAATCGGAGCAGAAGTTATGCGCCTCGGAGTCATTTCAACGCCTGGCGTCGCTTATTTAACAAAAGCTCTGGGTGCAGAAGCTGGCGTAATGATTTCTGCATCCCATAATCCTGTTGAAGATAACGGAATCAAGTTCTTTGGCCCGGATGGGTTTAAACTGTCCGATGATCAGGAGGCTGAGATTGAGGAATTAATGGATATGGCAGAAGACCAGCTTCCAAGACCGGTCGGAGGCAGCCTGGGACAGGTGAATGATTACTTTGAAGGCGGACAGAAGTATCTTCAATACCTAAAGCAGACGGTTGATGAAGATTTCTCTGGCATCCACATTGCGCTCGATTGTGCACATGGTGCTACTTCACCGCTGGCAACACACCTATTTGCTGATCTTGATGCTGATCTTTCCATGATGGGAGCATCTCCTAACGGGTTAAATATCAATGCAGGAGTCGGTTCTACTCATCCTGAGGCATTGTCTGCCTTTGTTAAGGAAAAAGAAGCAGATGTAGGTTTGGCTTTTGATGGCGATGGCGACCGTTTAATTGCCATTGATGAAAATGGCGATATTGTAGATGGCGACCAGATCATGTATATCTGCGGAAAATACATGAAAGAGCAGGGAAGGCTTAAGCAAAATACTGTTGTTTCCACTGTGATGAGCAACCTTGGCTTCTATAAAGGGCTTGAAGCCAACGGTGTGGAAAGTGTTCAGACAGCTGTAGGCGACCGCTATGTTGTGGAGGAAATGAAGAAGAACGGATACAACCTTGGCGGAGAACAGTCAGGTCATATCATTTTCCTGGACTACATCACAACTGGAGATGGGCTTTTGACAGGCCTTCAGCTTGTTAACATCATGAAAGTAACCAAGAAGCCGCTATCTGAGCTTGCGAACGAAATGCAGAAATTCCCGCAGAAGCTTGTAAACATTCGTGTAACAGATAAGCATCATGTAACAGACAATGAAAAAGTGAAAGAAGTCATTGCACAGGTTGAAGAAGAAATGAACGGAAACGGCCGGATTCTGGTACGTCCTTCCGGTACAGAGCCGCTTGTCCGCGTAATGGCAGAAGCCCCAACGGGTGAACTTTGCGCAGCCTATGTAGAGCGCATCGCTGCTGTTGTTGAAAGTGAAATGGGATTAAAAGAATAA